The Lepidochelys kempii isolate rLepKem1 chromosome 5, rLepKem1.hap2, whole genome shotgun sequence genome window below encodes:
- the MRPL50 gene encoding large ribosomal subunit protein mL50, with protein sequence MATARGLVRAWRRLRLGVPPRRALWGGLRKKVKEPEEVETAVLVKEPPILVCPPPRSRKYLPPEDLQSRLESHVREIFGPSLSEDWQKASLKESKLKYHLLAQLAAELGHAVPNSQLHQMCTAGDVLAFYSTQVKDASKFDELCTAELPSNLKIMWEY encoded by the exons ATGGCTACCGCCCGTGGGCTCGTGCGCGCCTGGAGGCGGCTGCGTCTGGGGGTCCCGCCGCGCAGGGCATTGTGGGGAGGCCTGAG GAAGAAGGTGAAAGAACCAGAGGAGGTTGAAACAGCTGTACTAGTGAAAGAACCACCCATCCTGGTGTGTCCCCCACCACGCAGTAGGAAGTACCTTCCCCCAGAGGATCTCCAGAGTCGTCTTGAGTCTCATGTCAGGGAAATTTTTGGACCCTCACTCTCTGAGGACTGGCAAAAGGCTTCACTAAAAGAAAGCAAGTTAAAGTATCACCTGCTGGCACAATTGGCTGCAGAACTAGGCCATGCGGTCCCCAATTCACAACTCCACCAGATGTGCACTGCTGGGGATGTCTTAGCTTTCTACAGCACACAGGTCAAAGATGCCTCAAAATTTGATGAGCTATGCACTGCAGAGCTGCCCTCAAACCTAAAGATTATGTGGGAATACTGA
- the ALDOB gene encoding fructose-bisphosphate aldolase B, with the protein MTHQFPALTPEQKKALSDIAQRIVAPGKGILAADESVGTMGSRLQRIKVENTEENRRAFREILFSSDASINQSIGGVIFFHETLYQKDSSGKPFPDVIKDKGIVVGIKLDKGTAPLAGTNGETTIQGLDGLAERCAQYKKDGADFGKWRAVLKITETTPSTLAIQENANTLARYASICQQHGLVPIVEPEVLPDGEHDLQRCQYVTEKVLATVYKALNDHHVYLEGTLLKPNMVTAGHSCPKKYTPQEVAMATVTALDRTVPAAVPGICFLSGGQSEEEASLNLSAINQCSLPKPWKLTFSYGRALQASALAAWAGKPENKKATQEAFCKRAQINGLASKGQYIVSGKSDGAAKQSLFTASYTY; encoded by the exons ATGACCCACCAGTTTCCAGCGCTGACTCCAGAGCAGAAGAAGGCTCTGTCTGACATAGCACAGCGGATTGTGGCTCCAGGAAAGGGGATCCTGGCTGCGGATGAGTCTGTGG GTACTATGGGGAGCAGACTGCAGAGGATCAAGGTGGAGAACACAGAGGAAAATCGCCGTGCCTTCCGAGAGATCCTCTTTTCTTCGGATGCCTCCATCAATCAGAGCATTGGGGGCGTGATCTTTTTCCATGAGACCCTCTATCAGAAGGACAGCAGTGGAAAGCCATTCCCAGATGTCATCAAAGACAAAGGCATTGTGGTGGGAATAAAG CTTGATAAAGGAACAGCCCCGCTGGCAGGAACTAATGGAGAAACCACCATTCAAG GGCTGGATGGGCTCGCTGAGCGCTGCGCCCAGTATAAGAAGGATGGTGCTGATTTTGGCAAGTGGCGTGCTGTGCTGAAGATCACAGAAACAACTCCCTCCACTCTAGCCATCCAGGAGAATGCCAACACACTGGCACGCTATGCCAGCATCTGCCAGCAG CATGGGTTGGTGCCCATTGTAGAACCGGAGGTCCTACCCGATGGAGAGCATGACCTCCAGCGCTGTCAGTATGTTACAGAGAAG GTCCTGGCTACTGTCTACAAAGCCCTGAATGATCATCATGTCTACCTGGAGGGAACACTGCTGAAACCGAATATGGTGACTGCTGGGCATTCCTGCCCCAAGAAGTACACCCCTCAGGAGGTAGCCATGGCAACAGTCACTGCCCTCGATCGCACTGttcctgctgctgttcctg gAATCTGCTTCCTGTCTGGAGGCCAAAGTGAAGAGGAAGCTTCTCTCAACCTCAGTGCCATCAACCAGTGTTCTTTGCCCAAACCCTGGAAGCTGACATTCTCATATGGACGGGCTCTGCAGGCATCAGCACTTGCTGCTTGGGCTGGCAAACCTGAGAACAAGAAGGCTACGCAGGAGGCATTTTGCAAACGGGCACAG attaACGGGTTAGCATCCAAAGGACAATATATTGTCTCTGGGAAGAGTGATGGAGCTGCGAAACAGTCCCTTTTCACTGCCAGCTACACATATTAG